One Calditerrivibrio sp. genomic region harbors:
- the galE gene encoding UDP-glucose 4-epimerase GalE codes for MHILVTGGAGYIGSHVVKQILEFTDNQVTILDNLSTGQPKTIETLKAINSSRLKFLHTDLKNFNEVEGIIKSHNFSAIIHFAASIIVPESVENPLKYYLNNTVNTTNLINHAVKYGINKFIFSSTAAVYGEPENNPISEETPTSPINPYGMSKLMSENVLIDSGKAYKDFKYVILRYFNVAGADEKNRIGQSFPNATHLIKVAAETAVGKRDKMFIFGEDYPTKDGTCIRDYIHVDDLADAHLKALDFLEKNSSNIFNCGYGHGYSVKDVIDVMKKVSKIDFIVEKTGRRAGDPAILVADNKKIKSLMGWSPKYNDLEFICKTALEWEKKLLIGI; via the coding sequence ATGCATATTTTAGTCACCGGTGGAGCTGGTTATATAGGTAGCCACGTGGTAAAACAGATTCTTGAATTCACAGACAATCAAGTAACAATATTAGACAATCTCTCCACAGGCCAGCCCAAAACCATAGAAACACTAAAAGCTATTAACAGTAGCAGACTGAAATTTTTACACACAGATCTGAAAAATTTTAATGAGGTGGAAGGAATAATAAAATCACATAATTTTAGTGCTATTATCCATTTTGCTGCAAGCATCATAGTCCCAGAAAGCGTAGAAAATCCACTAAAATATTATTTAAACAACACAGTCAACACAACTAATCTCATAAACCACGCCGTTAAATATGGTATAAACAAATTTATCTTTTCATCCACCGCAGCAGTATATGGTGAACCAGAAAACAACCCTATAAGTGAAGAAACACCTACATCTCCTATCAACCCCTACGGTATGAGTAAATTGATGAGTGAAAATGTACTAATAGACAGCGGTAAAGCCTACAAAGATTTCAAATATGTAATCTTAAGGTATTTTAATGTAGCTGGAGCAGATGAAAAAAACAGAATCGGCCAGTCGTTTCCAAATGCCACACATCTTATAAAAGTCGCAGCAGAAACAGCAGTAGGGAAAAGGGACAAGATGTTTATATTTGGAGAAGACTACCCCACAAAGGATGGCACATGTATAAGAGACTACATCCATGTTGACGATCTTGCTGATGCCCATCTAAAGGCCTTAGACTTTTTAGAAAAAAACTCCAGCAACATCTTTAATTGTGGCTACGGTCATGGTTATTCAGTTAAAGATGTTATAGATGTTATGAAAAAAGTTTCCAAAATAGACTTTATAGTAGAAAAAACAGGTAGAAGAGCTGGGGATCCAGCTATTTTAGTAGCAGACAACAAGAAGATAAAATCTCTAATGGGCTGGTCACCAAAGTATAACGATCTCGAATTTATATGCAAAACAGCCCTCGAATGGGAAAAGAAGTTACTAATTGGTATATAA